A DNA window from Anastrepha ludens isolate Willacy chromosome 6, idAnaLude1.1, whole genome shotgun sequence contains the following coding sequences:
- the LOC128868501 gene encoding uncharacterized protein LOC128868501: MLKIHLKFTEKLVSCLLLACIVIARPLLSEAASYTWGQLSKYASPIYDEEILLTDANRTVDITFPEKGCIDCSDYTITAMHAFDMQTPPFRMAADGERLSDANAKSMDLPAADLASAEILRGGIGFNYTTLRFRISTRPYQLPAGGGGGEQTVDHEGGDDAGPGNAVRAHYQLVIYGVSI, translated from the exons ATGTTAAAGATCCATTTAAAATTCACCGAAAAGTTGGTGTCGTGCTTGCTTTTGGCTTGTATAGTAATAGCTCGACCGTTGTTATCTGAGGCGGCTTCTTACACTTGGGGCCAATTATCCAAGTATGCTTCGCCTATCTATGACGAAGAAATTCTACTAACTGATGCCAATCGCACGGTTGATATAACATTTCCAGAAAAG GGTTGCATCGATTGCTCCGATTACACCATCACCGCAATGCACGCATTCGATATGCAAACACCACCATTTCGAATGGCAGCAGACGGAGAGCGTTTAAGTGATGCTAACGCGAAGAGCATGGATTTGCCAGCGGCTGATTTGGCGTCGGCTGAAATATTGCGCGGCGGCATAGGCTTTAATTACACGACACTACGATTTCGAATATCAACGCGCCCTTATCAATTACCAGCTGGAGGCGGCGGAGGTGAACAAACAGTTGATCATGAAGGTGGCGATGATGCAGGCCCTGGCAATGCCGTTCGAGCGCACTATCAGCTTGTTATTTATGGCGTtagtatataa